A DNA window from Selenomonas sp. oral taxon 126 contains the following coding sequences:
- the hemA gene encoding glutamyl-tRNA reductase, with protein MQLLTLGLNHRTAPVDVRERVSFSREELRSGLLSLGEYDGLSGLVILSTCNRTELYASVDDHERGGKALRQFLNDLAQGGDDLDEYLYTYVDDEAIRHLFRVASSLDSLVLGEGQILSQVKEAYAIAREAGATSTVLNLLFHRAIATGKRVRTETRIAYRSVSVSYAAVELAAASLGGLGGCAALIFGAGKMAELTAEHLRAHGIELIYVANRHIERAERLAERIGGEAIPFDRAMEYATCVDVVVTSTGAPHYVIKAWEARRLMARRQGRKLFLIDIAVPRDVDPDVAAIKGIELYNIDALEAVVDEHLSERQAEAVKAEKIVEEEVDALLERFKYLSFQPLMALLSGRCERIREREIKRVSAKLPDLSEEEGRQVEHMSRMIVRKILRIPMMKLRASAGTADEAFYIEAMRALFKLDAIGETGTSEQRHNHYRYAGK; from the coding sequence ATGCAGCTCTTGACATTGGGGCTAAATCATCGCACGGCTCCGGTTGATGTGCGTGAGCGTGTATCATTTTCCCGTGAGGAACTGCGTTCGGGACTTTTGAGTCTGGGCGAATACGACGGTCTGAGCGGCCTGGTCATCCTGTCGACGTGCAACCGCACCGAGCTCTACGCATCGGTGGACGATCATGAGCGCGGGGGAAAGGCGCTGCGGCAGTTCCTCAACGATTTGGCACAGGGCGGGGATGATCTGGATGAATATCTCTACACCTATGTGGATGATGAGGCAATCCGCCATCTGTTCCGTGTCGCTTCGAGCCTTGATTCGCTCGTGCTCGGCGAGGGGCAGATCCTCTCGCAGGTCAAGGAGGCATATGCGATTGCCCGTGAGGCAGGTGCAACGAGCACAGTGCTGAATTTGCTCTTTCATCGCGCCATTGCAACGGGCAAGCGCGTGCGGACGGAGACGCGGATTGCATATCGTTCGGTGTCCGTGAGCTATGCGGCGGTGGAACTTGCAGCTGCCTCGCTCGGCGGTCTTGGCGGCTGCGCCGCGCTGATCTTCGGTGCGGGCAAGATGGCGGAGCTGACGGCAGAGCATCTGCGCGCGCACGGAATCGAGCTGATCTATGTCGCGAACCGCCACATTGAACGCGCTGAGCGGCTTGCAGAGCGGATCGGGGGGGAGGCGATTCCCTTTGATCGCGCGATGGAGTACGCAACCTGCGTCGACGTGGTTGTCACCTCGACGGGTGCACCGCACTATGTCATCAAGGCGTGGGAGGCACGCCGCCTGATGGCGCGCCGACAGGGACGGAAGCTCTTCCTCATCGACATTGCGGTTCCGCGCGATGTCGATCCCGATGTTGCGGCCATCAAGGGCATCGAACTCTATAACATCGACGCACTCGAAGCTGTCGTGGACGAACATCTCAGCGAGCGTCAGGCGGAGGCTGTCAAGGCGGAGAAAATCGTGGAGGAGGAGGTTGACGCTCTTCTCGAACGCTTCAAATATCTGTCCTTCCAGCCGCTCATGGCGCTCCTCTCGGGGCGCTGCGAGCGGATCCGCGAGCGCGAGATCAAGCGCGTGAGCGCAAAGCTGCCGGATCTGTCGGAGGAGGAGGGGCGGCAGGTGGAGCATATGAGCCGCATGATCGTCCGAAAGATTCTGCGCATCCCCATGATGAAGCTGCGCGCATCTGCCGGAACAGCGGATGAGGCGTTCTACATTGAGGCAATGCGCGCCCTCTTTAAGTTAGATGCGATAGGAGAGACGGGAACAAGTGAACAGCGGCACAATCACTATCGGTACGCGGGCAAGTAA
- the hemC gene encoding hydroxymethylbilane synthase yields the protein MNSGTITIGTRASKLALWQAEYIAGEIEKQHPDCRVVLKKMTTKGDRILDAPLAKIGGKGLFTKELEQAMLAGEIDLAVHSLKDMPTEVPEGLMIGAITERLDPGDAFVSVHYKAIEELPQGARVGTSSLRRRAQLLAVRPDLTILDLRGNVNTRLAKLDAGEFDAIVLAAAGLKRLGLGERIRTILPRAMILPAVGQGALAIECRADDMRIRELIDFLCDPHMTAAATAERAFLRRVEGGCQIPVGVYAEVGEGNMLHVEAMIASVDGMRVCRSRTMGATDTAEKLGIALAEELLDVGGRDILKEIGITV from the coding sequence GTGAACAGCGGCACAATCACTATCGGTACGCGGGCAAGTAAGCTGGCACTGTGGCAGGCGGAATACATTGCAGGAGAAATCGAAAAGCAGCATCCTGACTGTCGTGTAGTGCTAAAAAAAATGACGACAAAGGGCGACCGCATTCTCGACGCACCTCTTGCAAAGATCGGCGGCAAGGGGCTCTTTACGAAGGAGCTCGAACAGGCGATGCTCGCGGGAGAGATCGATCTCGCGGTGCACAGCCTGAAGGATATGCCGACGGAGGTTCCCGAGGGACTCATGATCGGCGCGATTACGGAACGCCTCGACCCGGGCGACGCATTTGTCAGCGTGCACTACAAGGCAATTGAGGAACTGCCGCAGGGTGCACGGGTCGGCACATCGAGTCTTCGGCGGCGGGCGCAGCTGCTCGCCGTGCGGCCTGATCTCACAATCCTCGATCTGCGCGGGAATGTCAATACGCGTCTGGCGAAGCTGGATGCGGGTGAGTTCGACGCGATCGTCCTTGCGGCTGCCGGGCTGAAACGCCTTGGTCTGGGGGAGCGCATCCGCACGATCCTGCCGCGTGCGATGATCCTTCCCGCCGTTGGGCAGGGCGCGCTTGCAATCGAGTGCCGCGCAGACGATATGCGGATTCGGGAACTCATTGATTTCCTGTGCGATCCCCATATGACGGCGGCAGCGACGGCGGAGCGTGCCTTCCTGCGGCGCGTCGAGGGCGGTTGTCAGATTCCCGTTGGCGTCTACGCCGAGGTCGGTGAGGGCAATATGCTCCACGTCGAGGCGATGATTGCATCGGTGGACGGCATGCGCGTCTGCCGCTCGCGTACGATGGGCGCGACAGACACGGCGGAAAAGCTAGGCATTGCTCTGGCGGAGGAGCTGCTCGATGTTGGTGGTCGGGATATTTTGAAAGAGATAGGAATTACAGTATGA
- the cobA gene encoding uroporphyrinogen-III C-methyltransferase produces the protein MSGKVFLVGAGPGDPRLLTVGAMNCLREADVVVYDHLADESILAHVPPAAERIYVGKQSCKHTMRQEDINVLLADKAQEGKTVVRLKGGDPFVFGRGGEEALVLLDRGIPFEVLPGVTSAISVPAYAGIPVTHRGVAVSFAVITGHEDPTKSESHIRWKHLATGVDTLIFLMGVANLPVITKNLIDNGRPADTPAAIIRWGTRADQETYVTTVGEAAAMVARDGVRPPAIFIVGDVVKLREQLRWFDRADIRPLHGKRILVTRARAQASALTEKLTALGASCIETPVIRIIPPADNYAALDHAIGELHSYHWVIFTSVNGVEHFFARLAHAEKDTRALGYAKIAAIGPATAEALRAHGIHADLVPKEFRAEAVVDALKDILPPRARILLARAQEARDVLPESLRAHGAAVDVVAAYETVPELDGGAELAARLTNGEIDFVTFTSSSTVKNLVQQLGNITPLQQVKIACIGPVTADTARNFALEPDIVAETYTIDGLVNAIKEYVQ, from the coding sequence ATGAGCGGAAAAGTATTTCTTGTCGGCGCGGGTCCGGGCGATCCGCGCCTTTTGACGGTTGGTGCAATGAACTGTCTGAGAGAGGCGGATGTCGTGGTCTATGACCATCTGGCGGATGAGAGCATTCTCGCCCATGTGCCGCCTGCGGCAGAGCGCATCTACGTCGGGAAGCAGTCCTGTAAGCACACGATGCGGCAGGAGGACATCAATGTCCTGCTCGCAGATAAGGCGCAGGAGGGCAAGACGGTCGTTCGTCTCAAGGGCGGCGACCCCTTTGTATTCGGGCGCGGCGGCGAGGAGGCGCTCGTGCTTTTGGATCGTGGCATTCCCTTCGAGGTGCTGCCGGGCGTGACCTCGGCGATCAGTGTACCCGCCTATGCCGGCATCCCCGTGACGCATCGCGGCGTTGCCGTATCCTTTGCCGTCATCACGGGACATGAGGACCCGACCAAGTCGGAATCCCATATCAGATGGAAACATCTCGCAACGGGCGTTGATACGCTGATCTTCCTGATGGGCGTTGCAAATCTTCCCGTCATCACGAAGAATCTCATCGACAACGGCCGTCCTGCCGATACCCCTGCGGCGATCATCCGCTGGGGGACGCGCGCCGATCAGGAGACCTATGTCACGACAGTCGGTGAGGCTGCCGCGATGGTGGCGCGTGACGGTGTCCGTCCGCCCGCGATCTTCATTGTGGGCGATGTGGTCAAGCTTCGCGAGCAGCTGCGTTGGTTTGATCGTGCAGATATACGACCACTCCACGGGAAGCGTATCCTCGTCACGCGCGCGCGTGCACAGGCATCGGCGCTGACGGAGAAGCTGACGGCGCTTGGGGCTTCCTGCATCGAGACGCCCGTGATCCGCATTATACCGCCCGCCGACAACTATGCGGCACTCGATCATGCAATCGGTGAACTGCATTCCTATCATTGGGTGATTTTTACGAGTGTCAATGGTGTGGAGCATTTCTTTGCGCGGCTCGCTCATGCGGAAAAGGACACGCGTGCGCTCGGCTACGCGAAGATCGCCGCCATTGGCCCGGCGACGGCTGAGGCTCTGCGTGCCCATGGCATTCATGCCGACCTCGTTCCCAAAGAATTCCGTGCGGAGGCGGTCGTGGACGCGCTGAAGGACATCCTGCCGCCGCGCGCACGCATTCTTCTGGCGCGCGCACAGGAGGCGCGCGATGTACTGCCGGAGTCACTGCGCGCGCACGGGGCGGCGGTCGATGTTGTCGCTGCATATGAGACTGTACCGGAGCTGGACGGCGGGGCAGAGCTTGCCGCGCGTCTGACAAATGGGGAGATCGACTTCGTGACATTCACCAGTTCCTCCACGGTCAAGAACCTCGTGCAGCAGCTCGGCAATATCACGCCCCTGCAGCAGGTGAAGATCGCCTGCATCGGGCCTGTCACGGCTGACACGGCACGAAATTTTGCACTCGAGCCGGATATCGTGGCGGAGACCTATACGATTGACGGATTGGTAAATGCAATCAAGGAGTATGTACAATGA
- the hemB gene encoding porphobilinogen synthase, which yields MNMIQRPRRLRISSAMRDLVRETELSPRDFVYPIFVVPGEQIKEEIPSMPGCYHYSVDQVAGLAREIAARGIPAVEVFGLPAYKDEIGSSAWDMTSPVQRAIAAIKDAVPELLVIGDVCLCQYTSHGHCGELHDHYVDNDATLPHLVQTAVSQARAGVDIVAPSDMMDGRVAAIRAGLDAEGYVNTSIMSYAVKYASGYYGPFRDAADSTPAFGDRRQYQMDPANVREALKEAALDVAEGADIIMVKPALAYLDVVRQVYEATDRPIAVYNVSGEYAMVKAAAANGWIDEQRIVLETLTSMKRAGAKIIITYHAMDAAAWLSA from the coding sequence ATGAATATGATTCAGCGTCCGCGTCGTCTGCGCATTTCATCCGCAATGCGCGATCTGGTGCGCGAAACCGAGCTTTCGCCGCGTGATTTTGTCTATCCGATCTTTGTCGTGCCGGGGGAGCAGATCAAGGAAGAGATTCCGAGTATGCCCGGATGCTATCACTACTCTGTGGATCAGGTCGCGGGGCTTGCGCGTGAGATTGCTGCGCGCGGGATTCCTGCGGTCGAGGTGTTCGGTCTGCCCGCATATAAGGATGAAATTGGTTCGAGTGCATGGGATATGACGAGCCCTGTGCAGCGCGCGATTGCTGCAATCAAGGATGCGGTGCCGGAGCTGCTCGTGATCGGCGATGTCTGTCTCTGTCAGTATACGAGTCACGGACACTGCGGCGAGCTGCACGATCACTATGTGGACAACGATGCGACACTGCCGCATCTCGTTCAGACAGCTGTCAGTCAGGCGCGCGCCGGTGTGGATATTGTTGCGCCCTCGGATATGATGGACGGGCGCGTTGCGGCAATCCGTGCGGGACTCGACGCCGAGGGATATGTCAACACGAGCATCATGAGCTATGCCGTGAAATATGCATCGGGCTACTATGGTCCCTTCCGCGATGCGGCGGACAGTACGCCCGCCTTCGGCGATCGGCGGCAGTATCAGATGGATCCCGCGAATGTGCGCGAGGCGCTGAAGGAAGCTGCGCTCGATGTCGCCGAGGGTGCGGATATCATCATGGTGAAGCCCGCGCTTGCTTATCTCGATGTCGTGCGACAGGTCTACGAGGCGACGGATCGCCCAATTGCTGTCTACAATGTCAGCGGCGAATATGCGATGGTGAAGGCGGCTGCTGCAAATGGCTGGATTGATGAGCAGCGCATTGTGCTCGAGACGCTGACGAGCATGAAGCGTGCGGGCGCGAAGATCATCATCACATATCATGCGATGGACGCCGCCGCGTGGCTCAGTGCGTAA
- the hemL gene encoding glutamate-1-semialdehyde 2,1-aminomutase, with amino-acid sequence MRNTEQSKAAFAEAKNYMPGGVNSPVRSFANVGGNPLFIARAKGSHIYDIDGNEYIDYVGSWGPMIVGHAHPQVVSALQEAAARGTSYGAPTLLETELAKLVQSVYPTIEVIRMVNSGTEATMSALRLARGYTGRSKIVKFIGCYHGHSDSLLVSAGSGMATFGVPSSPGVTAGTAADTIAVPYNDEDAIRSVMEREGDAIAAVIVEPVAGNMGLVLPRQGYLSLLRELTAKHGALLIFDEVMCGFRASLGGAQAAYGIRPDLTCLGKIIGGGLPVAAYGGRREIMERISPAGPVYQAGTLSGNPLAMTAGIETLKILTAEPEEGKADYSRELTIKTKELLLGWQRAAKDVGVSICAHQAGSMFGIFFIDREVYDYADAEAADQEAFRIWFETMLDEGIYLAPSQFETIFLSGAHTDADIARTIAAAEKGFAAVKKMRG; translated from the coding sequence ATGCGGAATACGGAACAATCGAAGGCCGCCTTTGCCGAGGCGAAGAATTATATGCCGGGCGGGGTGAACAGCCCCGTGCGTTCCTTTGCGAACGTGGGCGGGAATCCGCTCTTTATCGCGCGCGCCAAAGGCTCGCATATCTACGATATCGACGGAAACGAATACATTGACTACGTTGGCTCATGGGGCCCGATGATTGTCGGTCACGCGCATCCGCAGGTGGTGAGCGCCTTGCAGGAGGCTGCGGCGCGCGGCACAAGCTACGGCGCACCGACCCTCCTCGAAACGGAGCTGGCGAAGCTCGTACAGTCAGTCTACCCAACCATCGAGGTCATCCGCATGGTGAACTCGGGAACGGAGGCGACGATGAGCGCGCTCCGCCTTGCGCGCGGCTATACGGGACGCAGTAAGATTGTAAAGTTCATCGGCTGTTACCATGGACACAGCGACAGTCTGCTCGTCAGCGCGGGGTCGGGGATGGCGACGTTCGGCGTACCGAGTTCGCCCGGGGTGACGGCGGGCACGGCTGCGGACACGATTGCCGTACCGTACAATGATGAGGACGCGATCCGCTCCGTCATGGAGCGCGAGGGCGACGCGATTGCGGCGGTCATCGTAGAGCCCGTGGCGGGCAACATGGGACTCGTCCTGCCGCGTCAGGGCTATCTCTCCCTGCTGCGCGAACTCACGGCAAAGCACGGCGCGCTGCTCATCTTCGATGAGGTTATGTGCGGCTTCCGCGCCTCGCTTGGCGGTGCGCAGGCAGCCTACGGCATCCGCCCCGACCTCACCTGCCTCGGCAAGATCATCGGCGGAGGACTGCCCGTTGCGGCATACGGCGGACGGCGCGAGATTATGGAGCGTATCTCTCCTGCGGGTCCCGTCTATCAGGCGGGCACACTCTCGGGCAATCCGCTCGCAATGACGGCGGGCATCGAGACGCTGAAGATCCTCACAGCAGAACCGGAGGAGGGGAAGGCGGACTACAGCCGCGAGCTGACGATCAAGACGAAGGAGCTCCTGCTCGGCTGGCAGCGCGCGGCAAAAGATGTGGGCGTTTCAATCTGCGCCCATCAGGCGGGCTCGATGTTCGGCATCTTCTTCATCGACCGCGAGGTCTATGACTATGCGGATGCGGAGGCGGCAGACCAAGAGGCATTCCGCATCTGGTTCGAAACGATGCTGGACGAGGGCATCTACCTCGCGCCGTCGCAGTTCGAGACCATCTTCCTCTCGGGCGCGCATACGGACGCGGACATCGCGCGGACGATTGCCGCTGCAGAGAAGGGCTTTGCAGCCGTAAAGAAAATGCGTGGATGA
- a CDS encoding putative polysaccharide biosynthesis protein — protein MFLIREIDVAEGKSSKGESFLKGTFVLTIAGFVVKVIGSLNWIFVSRILGGEGIGLYQMAFPIYFFAMTVSQAGVPVAISIITAERVALNDIYGAKRVFRISMALMIMTGLLFSILTYLAADWLIDWQLIRDARAYKSVVVLAPTVFFVTLLASSRGYLQGWQRMTPTAVSQIVEQIFRVVTMIVLASLLMPWGLDYAAAGASLGALAGGVTGLIVLVYFHIKLERDIARDYGTELKPMPGAAYESRLSIIKRIFMLSLPVSAASIMLPVVSNLDLMIVPQRLEVAGYSISEATELFGYLNGMAVPLVNLATILTASMAMSIVPAISESRVLGDRTRVYDQTAASVRISNFVCFPAFVIVFVLATPISALIYNAPGAGPAVMISAVSIILLGLHQVSTGILQGLGHPTIPMVNMLLAAAAKIFLNWHLTAIPWLGIMGAAWATAADVGVAALINLYFIYRFIGYRIELLQLIKTICAAAIMAGAVYLFYTWTLEWWGIAAISTFGAVFFGCAVYIAAMILLRALIEDDLRRLPMIGTVGIQFLQRIGVFKA, from the coding sequence GTGTTTCTCATTCGTGAGATAGATGTTGCTGAGGGGAAAAGCAGCAAGGGAGAATCCTTCCTCAAGGGAACCTTTGTCCTGACGATTGCAGGTTTCGTCGTCAAGGTCATCGGCTCACTCAACTGGATCTTCGTTTCCCGCATCCTCGGCGGTGAGGGAATCGGTCTGTATCAGATGGCTTTTCCCATTTATTTTTTTGCCATGACGGTTTCGCAGGCAGGTGTGCCCGTCGCCATCTCCATCATTACAGCGGAACGCGTGGCGCTGAACGACATATACGGCGCAAAGCGCGTATTTCGCATATCGATGGCGCTCATGATCATGACAGGTCTCCTGTTTTCGATTCTGACCTATCTGGCTGCGGACTGGCTGATCGACTGGCAGCTGATTCGTGACGCGCGCGCCTATAAGTCTGTGGTGGTACTGGCGCCGACGGTCTTTTTCGTGACCCTGCTCGCGAGTTCGCGCGGCTATCTGCAAGGCTGGCAGCGCATGACGCCGACAGCGGTGTCACAGATCGTGGAGCAGATCTTCCGCGTGGTGACGATGATCGTCCTCGCGAGCCTGCTCATGCCGTGGGGACTCGACTATGCTGCGGCGGGCGCATCGCTCGGCGCGCTTGCCGGAGGGGTCACGGGGCTGATCGTGCTCGTCTACTTCCACATCAAGCTCGAGCGCGATATTGCGCGCGACTATGGCACGGAGTTAAAGCCCATGCCGGGTGCGGCATATGAGTCGCGTCTCTCCATCATCAAGCGGATCTTCATGCTGTCTCTGCCCGTCTCGGCGGCGAGCATCATGCTGCCCGTCGTGTCGAATCTCGACCTCATGATCGTCCCGCAGCGCCTTGAGGTGGCGGGCTACAGCATCAGCGAGGCGACGGAGCTCTTCGGCTATCTGAACGGCATGGCGGTGCCGCTCGTCAACCTCGCGACTATCCTGACCGCCTCCATGGCGATGAGCATTGTGCCCGCGATCTCGGAGTCGCGCGTGCTCGGCGATCGGACGCGCGTCTACGATCAGACGGCGGCATCTGTGCGCATTTCGAACTTCGTCTGTTTCCCGGCATTTGTCATTGTCTTCGTGCTCGCGACACCAATTTCCGCATTGATTTACAATGCGCCCGGCGCGGGACCCGCCGTCATGATCTCGGCGGTGAGCATCATCCTGCTCGGGCTGCATCAGGTGTCGACGGGTATCCTGCAAGGTCTCGGGCATCCGACCATTCCGATGGTGAACATGCTGCTTGCGGCTGCGGCAAAGATTTTTCTGAACTGGCATCTCACGGCGATTCCATGGCTCGGCATCATGGGCGCGGCGTGGGCGACGGCGGCGGACGTGGGCGTTGCTGCACTCATCAACCTCTACTTCATCTACCGCTTCATTGGCTATCGGATCGAGCTGCTGCAGCTCATCAAAACCATCTGTGCCGCCGCCATCATGGCGGGCGCGGTCTATCTCTTCTACACATGGACGCTCGAATGGTGGGGGATTGCTGCCATCTCTACCTTTGGCGCAGTCTTCTTCGGCTGTGCGGTCTATATTGCGGCAATGATTCTCCTGCGTGCGCTGATCGAAGATGATCTGCGCCGTCTGCCGATGATTGGCACGGTTGGGATTCAGTTCTTGCAGCGGATTGGAGTTTTTAAGGCATGA
- a CDS encoding diacylglycerol/lipid kinase family protein translates to MKKLGLIYNPVSGHALFKGKIDFLIDLFQRHGILLTPYRTRGSGKDDLGHFLREIRPDGVLAAGGDGTVHAVVNAMLESDTDVPLGILGSGTSNDFATHLGIHGDWESYVERIAADESRRVDVGLLDGHGQYFINVVSAGMLTGIAHEVKSTYKNALGKVAYYLKGIGEIPRLRSFSLRIAADGVQYEEEAFLFVIANSPVVAGMKQIGHDIAIDDGMLDLLAVKKTGLPQFMSVAADLFSGKSVTERENILHVRAKSFEIFAEEELCSDVDGECGPLLPLRVRTLPLALSVYC, encoded by the coding sequence ATGAAAAAACTTGGGCTGATTTACAACCCCGTTTCGGGTCATGCTCTTTTCAAAGGGAAGATTGACTTCCTCATCGACCTGTTCCAGCGGCATGGAATCCTGCTCACGCCCTACCGCACGCGCGGGAGCGGAAAGGACGATCTCGGGCACTTCCTGCGGGAGATCCGTCCGGACGGCGTGCTCGCTGCGGGCGGGGACGGTACGGTGCACGCCGTGGTGAACGCGATGCTCGAGTCCGATACGGATGTGCCGCTCGGCATCCTCGGCAGTGGCACATCGAACGATTTTGCCACGCATCTCGGTATTCACGGGGACTGGGAATCCTATGTGGAGCGCATTGCGGCGGATGAGTCCCGCCGCGTCGATGTGGGGCTGCTCGATGGACACGGGCAGTATTTTATCAACGTCGTGAGTGCCGGCATGCTCACAGGGATTGCCCACGAGGTGAAGTCAACCTACAAGAACGCATTGGGGAAGGTGGCATATTATCTCAAGGGAATCGGTGAGATTCCGCGCCTGCGCTCGTTCAGTCTGCGCATCGCAGCAGATGGTGTTCAATACGAGGAGGAGGCTTTTCTCTTCGTCATTGCCAACAGTCCCGTGGTCGCGGGCATGAAGCAGATTGGGCACGACATTGCCATCGATGACGGGATGCTCGATCTTCTCGCCGTCAAAAAAACAGGTCTGCCGCAGTTTATGTCTGTTGCGGCAGACCTGTTTTCCGGAAAGTCGGTCACGGAACGTGAGAATATCCTGCACGTTCGGGCAAAATCCTTTGAGATTTTTGCAGAGGAAGAGCTCTGCAGCGACGTAGACGGCGAGTGCGGGCCTCTGCTTCCGCTGCGCGTACGCACGCTCCCGCTTGCGCTTTCGGTATACTGCTGA
- a CDS encoding ATP-binding protein — MSRNVKLSTLFVLNSLDRDPILSFLEWDADDAEVQAECAAELIRAAENLGLSGNLLPRYLLHILTHEANLVSETMERTGLPPGSSLRQAFYQDIERLYPLLTLPTSKFLGEKLLDYYEPTRNVYDKTEDFLLPWIEAALTPRDYAEALLTYYARYGYGELAGHVVFRWDDAANKIRGIAHFERTQMKNLIGYRRQKEQLLQNTRAFVQGKPANHVLLVGARGTGKSSAVKALVSEYEENGLRLVQVTKEQLRKLPEIMTALRNYAGRKFILFLDDISFEDSDAEFKAVKSAIEGGVSSCPPNVRLYATSNRRHLVRETWRDREQEELYRDDSINETISLSDRFGLVIHYHTPDQDEYLAIIDHMLSQKGIHLSPEELRIAGLRWEMTHSGRSGRTAQQFVAHYLGIH; from the coding sequence ATGAGCCGGAATGTGAAGCTTTCAACCCTGTTTGTACTGAACTCTCTGGATCGTGACCCGATTCTCAGCTTCCTTGAATGGGATGCCGATGACGCCGAAGTTCAGGCGGAATGTGCCGCCGAACTCATCCGCGCTGCAGAGAATCTCGGACTCAGCGGAAATCTGCTCCCGCGCTACCTCCTCCATATCCTCACTCATGAGGCGAATCTCGTCTCAGAGACCATGGAACGGACGGGACTTCCGCCCGGAAGCAGTCTGCGTCAGGCATTCTATCAGGACATCGAGCGCCTCTATCCGCTGCTCACCCTACCGACCAGCAAATTCCTCGGAGAGAAGCTACTCGACTATTATGAGCCGACCCGGAACGTATACGACAAGACCGAGGACTTCCTCCTCCCGTGGATCGAGGCGGCACTGACCCCGCGTGACTATGCCGAGGCACTGCTCACCTACTATGCACGCTACGGCTACGGGGAGCTTGCGGGCCATGTCGTCTTCCGCTGGGATGATGCTGCAAACAAGATCCGTGGGATCGCCCATTTTGAACGCACACAGATGAAGAACCTCATCGGCTACCGGCGCCAGAAGGAGCAGCTGCTCCAAAACACGCGAGCCTTCGTTCAGGGGAAACCCGCCAATCACGTCCTCCTCGTTGGTGCGCGCGGCACGGGCAAATCCTCTGCCGTCAAGGCACTCGTCAGCGAATACGAGGAGAATGGACTACGCCTCGTCCAAGTCACAAAGGAGCAGCTGCGCAAGCTGCCCGAGATTATGACGGCGCTGCGGAACTATGCGGGACGCAAGTTCATCCTCTTCCTTGACGATATTTCATTCGAGGACTCCGATGCCGAGTTCAAGGCAGTCAAATCCGCCATCGAGGGCGGCGTCTCCTCCTGTCCGCCGAACGTACGTCTCTATGCAACCTCGAACCGCCGCCATCTCGTGCGCGAGACATGGCGTGACCGCGAGCAGGAAGAACTCTATCGCGATGACAGTATCAACGAGACCATATCCCTCTCAGACCGCTTTGGGCTCGTCATCCACTACCACACACCGGATCAGGACGAGTATCTGGCGATCATCGACCATATGCTTTCACAAAAGGGCATCCACCTCTCACCGGAGGAACTGCGCATCGCAGGTCTGCGTTGGGAGATGACACACAGCGGACGCAGCGGACGCACAGCACAGCAGTTCGTCGCGCACTATCTCGGTATTCACTAA